The Tenacibaculum jejuense genome includes a window with the following:
- the thiH gene encoding 2-iminoacetate synthase ThiH yields MIQKETTKNQKPKAKSFEDIFDNYNWDSVMKDILSKSSLDVERALASDKRDLENFKALISPAAKPYIEQMAQLSNQLTKKRFGNTIQMYAPMYLSNECQNICTYCGFSLTNKIPRRTLTDAEILKEVEFLKNKGYDHILLVTGEANRTVGVDYINNAIQLIKPHFSNITIEVQPLDQDEYELLIANGLYAVLVYQETYHREEYKKHHPKGKKSNFSYRLDTPDRLGKAGVHKIGLGALFGLEDWRADSFFTALHLKYLQKTYWKTKYSISFPRLRPHSGGLEPKVEMTDADLVQLICAYRLFDEDVELSISTRENEIFRNHIVQLGITSMSAESKTNPGGYAVEPQSLEQFEISDERSTEEITRMLKDQGLEVVWKDWEHFS; encoded by the coding sequence ATGATACAAAAAGAAACAACTAAGAACCAAAAGCCAAAAGCCAAAAGCTTTGAAGATATATTCGATAATTACAACTGGGATTCAGTAATGAAAGACATTCTTTCTAAATCATCTCTTGATGTAGAAAGAGCTTTGGCTTCTGATAAAAGAGATTTAGAAAATTTTAAAGCTTTAATCTCACCTGCTGCAAAACCTTATATTGAGCAAATGGCTCAGTTGAGTAATCAGTTAACCAAAAAACGTTTCGGAAATACAATTCAAATGTATGCTCCGATGTATCTAAGTAACGAATGTCAGAATATTTGTACGTATTGCGGATTCAGTTTAACAAACAAGATTCCAAGACGAACGTTAACAGATGCTGAAATTTTAAAAGAAGTAGAGTTCTTAAAAAATAAAGGTTACGATCATATTTTATTAGTTACAGGAGAAGCGAATCGTACGGTTGGTGTAGATTATATTAATAATGCAATTCAATTAATAAAGCCACATTTTTCGAATATTACTATTGAAGTTCAACCTTTAGATCAAGATGAATATGAGTTATTGATAGCAAATGGATTGTATGCAGTTTTAGTTTATCAAGAAACATATCATAGAGAAGAGTATAAAAAACATCATCCGAAAGGAAAGAAATCTAACTTCTCTTACCGATTAGATACACCTGATCGTTTGGGAAAAGCAGGAGTTCATAAAATCGGATTAGGAGCTTTATTCGGATTAGAAGATTGGAGAGCAGATAGCTTCTTTACGGCATTACATTTAAAATATTTACAAAAGACATACTGGAAAACAAAATATTCCATTTCTTTTCCAAGATTACGACCGCATTCTGGAGGATTAGAACCTAAAGTAGAAATGACAGATGCTGATTTGGTACAGTTAATTTGTGCGTATCGTTTGTTTGATGAAGATGTAGAATTATCTATTTCTACTCGTGAAAATGAAATCTTCAGAAATCATATTGTACAATTAGGAATCACTTCTATGAGTGCAGAATCGAAAACAAATCCTGGTGGATACGCTGTTGAACCTCAGTCTTTAGAACAGTTCGAGATTTCAGATGAACGTAGTACAGAAGAGATAACTAGGATGCTAAAAGATCAAGGTTTGGAAGTAGTTTGGAAAGATTGGGAACATTTTAGTTAA
- a CDS encoding four helix bundle protein: MRNYKNLEVWKKSHQLALKIYEVTKIFPSEEKFGIISQLRRASLSIPTNLVEGASRNSEKEFAYFINIASGSSAEVEYLLEFSKSIAYLSVEDFDILSKEVIIIRKMLNSLYQKLK, from the coding sequence ATGAGAAATTATAAAAACCTTGAGGTTTGGAAAAAATCTCACCAACTTGCTTTAAAAATTTATGAGGTAACTAAAATATTTCCTTCAGAAGAAAAGTTTGGAATTATCTCTCAACTTAGAAGAGCATCATTGTCTATACCAACAAATTTAGTTGAAGGAGCTAGTAGAAATTCTGAAAAAGAATTTGCCTACTTTATAAATATAGCTTCTGGATCGTCAGCCGAAGTAGAATACTTATTAGAGTTCTCAAAATCTATAGCATACCTATCAGTTGAAGATTTTGATATTTTAAGTAAAGAGGTGATTATAATTAGAAAAATGTTGAACTCTCTTTATCAAAAACTAAAATGA